In Streptomyces sclerotialus, one genomic interval encodes:
- a CDS encoding helix-turn-helix domain-containing protein, whose translation MGSEASAGSSTTQQFVTRIGGRIRALRKQRGWSVQQLAEAGGISRRMLTDIELGQANPSLATVDRVAQALDTDFAALALPESAGEGRGAGGAGSEVAGTLVWQAPDGSQALLLGATQKPRAELWRWTLAPGGQYDAEPDRPGAQEIHHVLAGRLTLALEAGPQVLASGQSAVIASDQKYAYLNEQAEPVVFMRVVTGA comes from the coding sequence ATGGGCAGTGAGGCGTCGGCCGGCAGCAGTACCACTCAGCAGTTCGTCACCCGCATCGGCGGACGCATCCGGGCGCTGCGCAAGCAGCGCGGCTGGAGCGTGCAGCAGCTGGCCGAGGCCGGCGGAATCAGCCGCAGGATGCTCACCGATATCGAGCTGGGCCAGGCGAATCCCAGCCTCGCCACCGTCGACCGGGTCGCCCAGGCTCTGGACACCGACTTCGCCGCCCTGGCCCTGCCCGAGAGCGCGGGCGAGGGGAGGGGTGCGGGCGGCGCTGGTTCGGAGGTGGCGGGGACGCTCGTGTGGCAGGCTCCGGACGGCAGTCAGGCGCTCCTGCTGGGGGCGACGCAGAAGCCACGGGCTGAGCTGTGGCGCTGGACCCTGGCGCCCGGGGGGCAGTACGACGCCGAGCCCGACCGGCCCGGCGCACAGGAGATCCACCACGTTCTCGCCGGGCGTCTGACCCTGGCACTGGAGGCCGGGCCGCAGGTGCTGGCGTCCGGACAGAGCGCCGTCATCGCCAGCGACCAGAAGTACGCCTACCTCAACGAGCAGGCCGAACCGGTCGTCTTCATGCGGGTCGTCACCGGTGCCTGA
- a CDS encoding MFS transporter — MTSGHRMKRLLGHRLGRRFGWLWGAYGTSALGTWLAFGAFPLIAIQVLHAGPAEVAVLSSVGAAVGAAVAVPLGPWVEFRRKRPVLITMDLMRFAALLTIPVAYTLGALTFFQLLLVSVVVAAADITFRAASGAYLKTLLPAEDLLVANARFESTTWTTTIIGPPLGGAAIGLFGPVVTVLADAVSYLLSALGIRAIGGHEPRPERQEATRMRARTLLDGWRYILADATLRPLFFHTALFQGLVMATQPLLAVLMLGPLGFTPWQYGLAFAAPSIGGLLGSRLARPLVSRFGQHQVLVVTGALRAIWPIGLAFLGPGTGGLLLVIGVELGLIFCCGVFNPVYATYRLECTATHRVARTLSAWTVTTKASTALLTALWGVLGSLLGPRTAIGLAGVLLLATPFLLPRRTAAPLSKPEPTPSRT, encoded by the coding sequence ATGACGAGCGGGCACCGGATGAAACGTCTGCTGGGACATCGGCTGGGGCGGCGGTTCGGGTGGCTGTGGGGAGCGTATGGGACCAGTGCGCTCGGCACCTGGCTCGCTTTCGGCGCGTTCCCGCTGATCGCCATCCAGGTCCTGCACGCCGGACCGGCCGAGGTCGCCGTGCTCTCCTCCGTGGGGGCTGCGGTGGGCGCGGCCGTAGCGGTGCCGCTCGGCCCATGGGTGGAGTTCCGCCGCAAGCGGCCGGTACTGATCACGATGGACCTGATGCGGTTCGCGGCGCTGCTGACGATCCCCGTCGCGTACACGCTCGGCGCGCTCACCTTCTTCCAGCTCCTGCTGGTCTCGGTCGTCGTCGCGGCGGCCGACATCACCTTCCGCGCAGCCTCCGGCGCGTACCTGAAGACGCTGCTGCCGGCCGAGGACCTGCTCGTGGCCAATGCCCGCTTCGAGTCCACGACTTGGACGACCACGATCATTGGACCGCCACTGGGTGGCGCGGCGATCGGGCTCTTCGGCCCGGTGGTGACGGTGCTGGCCGACGCGGTCAGCTACCTGCTCTCGGCTCTGGGCATCCGCGCGATCGGCGGGCACGAGCCGCGGCCCGAGCGTCAGGAGGCCACGCGCATGCGGGCCCGGACTCTGCTCGACGGCTGGCGCTACATCCTCGCCGACGCGACGCTGCGTCCGCTCTTTTTCCACACCGCCCTCTTTCAAGGGCTGGTGATGGCCACTCAGCCGCTGCTGGCCGTGCTGATGCTCGGCCCACTCGGGTTCACACCGTGGCAGTACGGTCTTGCCTTCGCCGCGCCCTCGATCGGTGGGCTGCTCGGTTCGCGGCTGGCCCGCCCGCTCGTCAGCCGGTTCGGACAGCACCAGGTCCTGGTCGTCACCGGGGCCCTGCGCGCGATCTGGCCCATCGGCCTGGCCTTCCTGGGACCGGGCACCGGTGGACTGCTGCTGGTGATCGGCGTCGAGCTCGGGCTCATCTTCTGCTGTGGGGTCTTCAATCCCGTCTACGCCACCTACCGTCTGGAGTGCACCGCAACCCACCGGGTTGCCCGCACGCTGTCGGCTTGGACGGTGACGACCAAGGCCTCGACCGCGCTACTGACGGCCCTCTGGGGCGTGCTGGGGAGCCTGCTCGGCCCGCGTACGGCCATCGGTCTGGCCGG